One Blastopirellula marina genomic window carries:
- a CDS encoding peroxiredoxin family protein has translation MSQRTDALSGPILVCLAMILCGLGQFAEDRRLLAAETKTPDVSVLLHVTDENGQAVSGAELLVTKWTGRYEPLGEVHQTNNQGEAKLSFPFSDDFFYLLVRAESKANKIVDLHVDKDSTSKEFDVTLQAPTPGYVQVTANDHPVENAEFSWIEFTDNNGEKIVWTKDGVSMLDIVWPQSDAEGRLPLPLIPHDAILDFKVIHPDFRQVRLEGTPVKEGEIASVSLSSGVPVVVTVESHNKDGSTLADGTSIMVQMFTSGATRAADTVYHPFAVRDGKVTFTASPEKYNRLQLTTNDFFLSPPYFNYSTVIEPRLDLTSGQEVRFEAKSHPKRTVRGRIVDPDGNGIPGAFISTSFQHAGNDEGTENEQYTSIEEALRTWTSAGNGETDAEGNFEVEAPSGTLQIEPICAGYFSDPPVMYFQWSGDPESIIPDYKLHRVPKLKGKVVDASGKPRSGVVARLRHEGRGDADPVVITDANGEFELQMRRIPYSTKTTNLQTNLGVLAFDPHSNQAGLTTFEVTDEAATQSIVVTLSEQPVGWLRDPYHTSATEGTDTEWAEQVAQNRKQYAQGLPGKTVPDMRDGTWLNTEAKSLEDFHGKYVLLDFWFIGCGPCARDQPSVHAAYEAYRELGFTVVAMHINGQTAETVAKYARENNMDYPIFVDDPEGTVTKQFRELGVNYFPMYILLGPDGKIIHNDVHALTTSLRGEKLELIHEAIHSAQDRPKGN, from the coding sequence ATGTCTCAGCGCACCGATGCTCTAAGCGGCCCAATTCTCGTCTGTTTGGCGATGATCCTCTGCGGCCTAGGCCAGTTCGCGGAAGATCGACGCTTGCTGGCGGCCGAAACGAAGACGCCCGATGTCAGTGTGCTGCTGCATGTGACCGATGAGAACGGCCAAGCGGTTTCCGGCGCCGAACTTCTCGTGACGAAATGGACCGGACGCTACGAGCCGCTGGGAGAAGTTCACCAGACGAATAATCAGGGTGAAGCGAAACTATCGTTTCCCTTCTCGGACGATTTCTTCTATCTGCTGGTCCGTGCCGAATCGAAAGCGAACAAGATCGTCGATCTGCACGTCGACAAAGATTCAACCAGTAAAGAGTTCGATGTCACCCTGCAAGCGCCCACGCCAGGCTATGTGCAGGTAACCGCCAACGACCATCCTGTCGAAAATGCCGAATTCTCTTGGATCGAGTTCACCGACAACAACGGCGAGAAAATCGTCTGGACTAAAGATGGCGTCAGCATGCTCGATATCGTGTGGCCGCAAAGCGATGCCGAGGGTCGCCTCCCGCTTCCTTTGATCCCACATGATGCCATTCTGGACTTCAAGGTGATTCATCCCGATTTTCGACAAGTTCGTTTGGAAGGTACGCCAGTCAAAGAGGGAGAAATCGCGAGCGTCTCGCTTTCCTCGGGCGTTCCCGTCGTCGTCACGGTTGAAAGTCACAACAAAGACGGTTCAACCCTGGCCGATGGAACGAGCATCATGGTGCAGATGTTTACGTCGGGTGCAACACGAGCCGCGGACACGGTCTACCACCCGTTTGCTGTGCGAGACGGCAAAGTCACGTTTACAGCCAGTCCAGAGAAGTACAATCGCTTGCAACTCACGACGAACGACTTCTTTCTTAGTCCGCCCTACTTCAACTACTCCACGGTCATCGAACCACGCCTTGATCTAACGAGTGGTCAGGAGGTGAGATTCGAGGCAAAATCGCATCCCAAGCGAACCGTTCGCGGTCGCATCGTCGATCCAGATGGGAATGGCATTCCTGGTGCTTTCATCAGTACTAGCTTCCAACACGCGGGTAATGACGAAGGAACGGAAAACGAACAATACACCTCTATCGAGGAAGCACTACGTACGTGGACGTCTGCCGGAAATGGCGAAACGGATGCCGAAGGTAATTTTGAAGTCGAGGCTCCATCAGGCACGTTGCAGATTGAACCGATTTGTGCAGGCTATTTCTCCGATCCACCGGTGATGTATTTTCAATGGTCAGGCGATCCAGAGTCGATCATCCCCGACTACAAGTTGCACCGTGTTCCTAAATTAAAAGGAAAGGTCGTCGATGCGTCAGGAAAGCCTCGCTCCGGCGTAGTGGCTCGGTTGCGGCATGAGGGACGTGGCGATGCCGACCCGGTTGTGATTACCGACGCGAACGGCGAATTCGAACTACAGATGCGGCGCATACCTTATTCCACGAAGACGACCAACTTGCAAACCAACCTGGGTGTGCTCGCATTCGATCCCCACAGCAATCAGGCAGGTTTGACCACGTTTGAAGTTACAGACGAAGCCGCCACGCAATCGATTGTCGTTACCCTTAGTGAACAACCGGTCGGTTGGCTGCGTGATCCCTATCACACTTCTGCAACCGAAGGCACCGATACCGAATGGGCGGAACAGGTCGCTCAAAATCGAAAACAGTACGCGCAAGGTCTTCCCGGTAAGACGGTCCCCGACATGCGGGATGGAACTTGGCTGAATACTGAGGCGAAAAGCCTGGAAGATTTCCACGGGAAATACGTGTTACTCGATTTCTGGTTTATCGGCTGCGGCCCATGTGCCCGCGATCAGCCCAGCGTACACGCTGCCTACGAAGCTTACAGAGAACTAGGATTTACCGTCGTCGCGATGCACATCAATGGACAAACGGCCGAGACGGTGGCCAAGTATGCTCGGGAAAATAACATGGACTATCCCATCTTCGTCGACGATCCGGAGGGAACGGTAACCAAGCAGTTCCGCGAATTAGGCGTCAATTACTTCCCGATGTATATCTTGCTCGGTCCCGATGGGAAGATCATTCACAACGACGTCCATGCCCTGACGACATCATTACGTGGTGAAAAGCTAGAACTGATTCACGAAGCAATCCATTCGGCTCAGGATCGGCCGAAGGGGAACTAG
- a CDS encoding trans-sulfuration enzyme family protein has protein sequence MSVAPEQKANRGVSTTAVQGGEARMKPGNSITDPIFCASTYTFDDTDSVIRYIEEKQVREEYGRYGNPGEKTAEAKLAAIEGGESAVLYSCGMAAFVGLLMAKVSSGDEVVFFDECYHRSREFCGKHLARFGVETKTVKTGDYEAMEKAIGPNTKMLISESPTNPHLSCIDLEKFAAIGKKHGVETLIDATLATPYNLRPLDYGVDYVLHSATKYLAGHNDLLAGVIIGSEEKLESVRQLRGVMGGINAPHNCYLLLRGLKTFSLRMERHNANGLAVAQFLEDHPKVEKVYYPGLPSHPYYEIAKQTMRGYGGLVTFLVKDADWRKTANVVDGAKIFKIAPSLGGVESLIEQPLVMSYYQQTPENRAKFGIYDNMIRIACGIEDTEDLIADLKQALDNA, from the coding sequence ATGTCAGTCGCTCCTGAACAAAAAGCAAACCGTGGCGTGTCCACGACAGCCGTGCAAGGTGGCGAAGCCCGGATGAAGCCCGGCAATTCGATCACCGACCCAATCTTCTGCGCGTCGACCTATACCTTCGACGATACCGATTCGGTGATCCGCTACATCGAAGAGAAGCAGGTCCGCGAAGAATACGGCCGCTACGGTAACCCTGGTGAAAAGACCGCCGAAGCCAAGCTGGCTGCGATTGAAGGGGGAGAATCGGCCGTCCTTTACTCCTGTGGCATGGCGGCCTTTGTCGGGCTGTTGATGGCTAAGGTTAGCTCGGGCGATGAGGTCGTCTTCTTTGACGAATGCTACCACCGTAGTCGTGAGTTCTGCGGTAAGCACTTGGCTCGTTTCGGCGTCGAAACCAAGACGGTGAAGACGGGCGATTATGAAGCGATGGAAAAAGCGATCGGCCCCAACACGAAAATGCTGATCAGTGAATCGCCCACCAATCCGCACCTGAGCTGTATCGACCTGGAGAAGTTTGCCGCAATCGGCAAGAAGCACGGCGTAGAAACACTGATCGATGCCACCCTGGCCACGCCGTACAACCTGCGTCCGCTCGACTACGGCGTCGACTACGTGCTGCACTCAGCCACCAAGTACCTTGCCGGGCATAACGATTTGCTTGCCGGTGTGATCATTGGGAGTGAAGAGAAACTGGAGTCGGTCCGTCAGCTCCGCGGCGTGATGGGGGGCATCAACGCTCCGCATAACTGTTACTTGCTGCTTCGCGGATTGAAGACGTTCAGCCTGCGTATGGAACGGCACAATGCGAATGGTCTGGCCGTCGCTCAGTTCCTGGAAGATCATCCGAAGGTCGAAAAAGTTTATTACCCTGGTCTGCCTTCGCATCCGTACTACGAGATCGCCAAGCAAACGATGCGTGGTTACGGCGGATTGGTGACCTTCCTGGTGAAAGATGCCGACTGGCGAAAAACGGCCAACGTGGTCGACGGGGCGAAGATCTTTAAGATCGCACCGAGCCTGGGTGGTGTGGAATCGTTGATCGAACAGCCACTGGTGATGAGCTATTACCAGCAGACGCCTGAAAATCGAGCGAAGTTCGGCATCTATGACAACATGATCCGAATTGCCTGTGGTATTGAAGACACGGAAGATCTGATTGCAGACTTGAAGCAAGCGTTGGACAACGCCTAA
- a CDS encoding trans-sulfuration enzyme family protein, which yields MKFRTKAIHVGNKKDPQTGAVVPPIHVASTFVQPGAGEWGEFDYSRSGNPTRKNLETTLAELEGGCGALAFASGMAATHCASMLLEAGDHVVAGTDIYGGTYRLLHKITQKNGVEVTLADSTDLEKLEAAIRPNTKLMWVESPGNPLMSITDLAACAKIAKKHGILMGVDSTFATPVLTRPLELGVDIVQHSVTKYLAGHSDVLGGALVVKDKQLFDSLYFIQNATGAVLDPFQCFLASRGIKTLELRVREQCRSAEIVANFLNEHPKVTRVLYPGLSSHPGHDIAARQMLGGFGAMMSFEVVGGFEAAKKVVEETKLFQLAVSLGAVESLIEQPASMSHASYDREARLAHGIKDELIRISVGLEDPEDLTADLGQVLDQI from the coding sequence ATGAAGTTTCGCACCAAGGCCATTCACGTCGGTAACAAGAAGGACCCGCAAACTGGGGCCGTTGTTCCGCCGATTCATGTTGCTTCCACATTCGTCCAGCCGGGGGCAGGGGAATGGGGCGAGTTCGATTACTCACGTAGCGGCAACCCCACCCGCAAAAACCTGGAAACCACCTTGGCTGAACTGGAAGGTGGCTGCGGTGCATTGGCTTTTGCTTCCGGCATGGCGGCTACCCATTGTGCGTCGATGCTTCTGGAAGCAGGCGATCACGTGGTTGCTGGCACCGACATCTACGGCGGGACCTATCGTCTGCTGCACAAGATCACGCAAAAGAACGGCGTGGAAGTGACGCTGGCCGACTCTACCGACTTGGAAAAGCTGGAAGCAGCCATCCGGCCAAATACCAAGCTGATGTGGGTCGAAAGTCCTGGCAATCCGCTCATGTCGATTACCGACCTGGCGGCATGTGCCAAGATTGCCAAGAAGCACGGTATTTTGATGGGTGTCGATAGCACCTTCGCCACGCCGGTGTTGACCCGTCCGCTCGAATTGGGTGTCGACATCGTACAGCATTCTGTCACGAAGTATCTGGCCGGGCATAGCGACGTGCTGGGTGGGGCTTTGGTGGTGAAGGATAAGCAACTGTTCGATAGCTTGTATTTCATTCAAAACGCGACCGGTGCGGTGCTCGATCCATTCCAATGTTTTCTCGCTTCGCGTGGGATCAAGACACTGGAACTGCGGGTTCGTGAACAGTGTCGCTCGGCTGAGATCGTGGCCAATTTCCTAAACGAACACCCCAAGGTGACGCGTGTTCTTTATCCAGGTTTGTCCTCGCATCCTGGTCACGATATTGCCGCCCGACAGATGTTAGGTGGGTTCGGGGCGATGATGAGCTTCGAGGTTGTTGGCGGATTCGAGGCAGCCAAGAAGGTGGTCGAAGAGACGAAGCTATTCCAACTGGCGGTCAGCCTAGGGGCCGTCGAATCGCTGATCGAACAGCCTGCATCGATGTCGCATGCCAGTTACGACCGGGAAGCTCGCCTGGCCCATGGAATCAAGGATGAACTCATCCGGATATCGGTTGGCCTGGAAGATCCCGAAGACCTGACAGCTGACCTTGGACAAGTGCTGGATCAGATCTAA
- a CDS encoding DUF6666 family protein yields MRVFPWIFALLTASCVSSFADLATAAEPREPAKLSQVVVDDTTRPPSPQRAIRSLFPNNQERVNAARQRVARASYVASKVQAGDVQPVDYSVLSNAAGEQYMEGEIIEGTVVEGEVIMPGHATAGIYHEGMHVDGGCTSCSGTGCDTCGEACNTWCIPICFSLSLENLSVRAGVEGFKGPLNRGADGSFGFLYGLNWGTPFFGKSSGLGFQLGVNGTSANLHGASFTDNTRDQFFLTAGLFRRVDWGWQGGVVFDYMSDDWYYSLTSSQIRGELSWKFQSRNEFGFWFTASDHVSTVNALITPQGATAPLTISQNYQPNNMFAFFYRTPLDICGGEMRFSGGWTEDQMGLLSADMNIPITQCLAVETNFLYLIPKDDDTHTTPYVDETWNVGFNLVWYPRACSAASAGKSYYRPLFNTATNGTFSMYPTN; encoded by the coding sequence ATGAGAGTCTTCCCCTGGATCTTTGCCCTGCTGACGGCTTCGTGCGTTAGCTCTTTCGCGGACCTCGCAACCGCGGCTGAGCCTCGTGAACCTGCCAAGTTGTCGCAAGTCGTTGTTGACGACACGACACGTCCCCCATCGCCCCAACGAGCCATTCGAAGCTTGTTCCCGAACAATCAGGAACGAGTCAATGCCGCACGCCAACGCGTCGCTCGGGCCAGTTATGTCGCCTCAAAGGTGCAAGCTGGGGATGTTCAACCGGTCGATTACTCGGTGTTGAGTAACGCTGCCGGCGAACAGTACATGGAAGGCGAAATCATCGAAGGTACCGTCGTGGAAGGCGAGGTCATCATGCCTGGTCACGCCACGGCCGGCATCTATCACGAAGGAATGCATGTCGACGGCGGCTGCACGTCCTGCTCGGGTACGGGCTGCGACACCTGCGGCGAGGCGTGCAATACTTGGTGCATTCCGATCTGCTTCAGCCTATCGCTGGAAAACCTCTCAGTCCGAGCAGGCGTCGAAGGTTTCAAAGGTCCGCTCAACCGCGGTGCCGACGGAAGCTTCGGTTTTCTGTACGGTTTGAACTGGGGCACGCCGTTCTTTGGTAAGAGCAGCGGACTCGGTTTTCAGCTGGGTGTAAACGGAACCAGTGCCAACTTGCATGGAGCAAGTTTCACAGACAACACCCGCGACCAGTTTTTCCTGACGGCCGGTTTATTCCGTCGAGTCGACTGGGGCTGGCAAGGTGGTGTCGTGTTCGACTACATGAGCGATGACTGGTACTACAGTCTGACCTCCAGCCAAATCCGCGGTGAGTTGAGCTGGAAGTTCCAGAGCCGTAACGAATTCGGTTTCTGGTTTACTGCTTCCGACCATGTGAGCACCGTCAACGCGTTGATCACGCCGCAAGGAGCAACTGCTCCGCTAACGATCAGCCAAAACTATCAACCGAACAATATGTTTGCGTTCTTCTATCGCACTCCGCTCGATATCTGTGGTGGCGAGATGCGATTCTCGGGTGGTTGGACCGAAGACCAGATGGGCCTGTTGAGTGCGGATATGAACATCCCAATCACCCAGTGCCTGGCCGTCGAAACCAACTTCCTGTACCTGATTCCAAAGGACGACGACACGCACACAACTCCTTACGTCGACGAAACTTGGAACGTTGGATTCAACCTGGTTTGGTACCCGCGAGCCTGCAGTGCCGCGAGTGCGGGTAAGAGTTACTACCGACCGCTGTTTAACACAGCGACCAACGGTACGTTCTCGATGTACCCGACCAACTAG
- a CDS encoding DUF3365 domain-containing protein, producing MNKFLGLFCGVIVVSCLVTAMAGCGNSTPQPVESASGSISPKQFADAVHAVMMADRTVYAKHIVTRLKEQGSDVSASEYWEDEEGTIPLPAQMFRMGSELVAKNDGAGFTYALKSLWPLNSQNAAKSPQEEEGLKFIVDNPDKNFYGKEKLGDKTYFTAVYADKAVAKACWDCHNNHSNRPDDYPEFKEGDVMGGVVVRVPLD from the coding sequence ATGAACAAGTTCCTGGGACTCTTCTGTGGCGTGATCGTTGTTTCCTGTCTTGTTACAGCGATGGCCGGTTGCGGCAACAGCACACCGCAGCCGGTCGAATCTGCCAGTGGTAGCATATCCCCTAAGCAGTTTGCCGATGCTGTCCATGCCGTGATGATGGCCGACCGGACCGTCTATGCGAAACACATCGTGACACGCTTGAAGGAACAAGGAAGCGACGTTTCTGCAAGCGAATATTGGGAAGATGAAGAAGGTACGATTCCACTGCCCGCTCAGATGTTCCGCATGGGTTCGGAACTGGTTGCCAAGAACGACGGTGCAGGCTTCACCTATGCCTTGAAATCACTGTGGCCGCTAAACTCGCAAAACGCCGCGAAGTCGCCACAGGAAGAAGAAGGCTTGAAGTTCATCGTCGATAATCCAGACAAGAACTTCTACGGCAAAGAAAAGCTTGGAGACAAAACTTACTTCACGGCAGTTTATGCCGACAAGGCAGTCGCCAAAGCTTGCTGGGACTGTCACAACAATCACTCCAATCGCCCGGATGACTATCCTGAGTTTAAAGAAGGAGACGTCATGGGAGGCGTTGTCGTGCGTGTTCCTCTCGACTAA
- a CDS encoding cytochrome c3 family protein: protein MSTTVYISAWVLLTLLIGSSLAAALLTEDGSWKSAYLPGETTHGHYQIELKCSACHDPESGVTSKSCLECHEQELEDANDTHPASKFNDPTNAARLSVLDAQNCISCHKEHVPHVTHSMGVSLPDDFCFHCHQEIAEDRPSHQGMAFNTCQTSGCHNYHDNRALNENFLRKHLEAAEVPEAQTVPTRNGLERYLAKQKQPVIPLTTAEVHYPTNIEASDELIADWAGSAHAKVGLNCSACHTQDNDMATWQNAVSHNTCNGCHENETAGFLQGMHGMRLAQGLSPMSPAMARLPMNPNSLHAELSCSSCHGPHDADVRVAAVESCLKCHNDEHSLAYRQSPHAQLWQDELDGKLPEGSGVSCATCHLPREVHGSRKSPQTRVQHNQNDNLRPNEKMIRGVCLSCHDLQFSLDAMHDAAEIQSNFSSSPDHSVESLEMVRKWFESRGNQN from the coding sequence ATGTCGACCACGGTTTACATTTCGGCATGGGTACTGTTGACGCTGCTGATTGGCAGCAGTCTGGCAGCGGCTCTATTGACCGAAGATGGATCGTGGAAGAGTGCTTATTTACCTGGCGAGACGACACATGGACATTATCAGATCGAACTGAAATGCTCCGCCTGTCACGATCCCGAATCGGGAGTCACTAGCAAGTCGTGTCTCGAATGCCATGAGCAAGAATTGGAAGACGCGAACGACACCCACCCGGCCAGCAAGTTCAACGATCCGACAAATGCAGCCCGTCTTTCGGTACTCGATGCTCAGAATTGCATTAGTTGCCACAAAGAGCATGTACCGCACGTTACCCATAGCATGGGCGTCAGTTTGCCGGATGACTTTTGCTTTCACTGTCATCAGGAGATTGCCGAAGACCGCCCCAGCCACCAAGGAATGGCCTTCAACACTTGCCAAACAAGTGGTTGCCACAACTATCACGACAACCGTGCTCTCAACGAAAACTTCCTGCGTAAGCATCTCGAAGCCGCAGAAGTACCAGAAGCGCAAACAGTGCCTACTCGTAACGGACTGGAACGCTACCTGGCCAAGCAGAAACAACCGGTCATTCCGCTAACGACAGCTGAGGTCCACTACCCGACCAACATCGAGGCAAGTGACGAGCTGATTGCAGACTGGGCTGGATCAGCCCATGCCAAGGTTGGATTGAACTGCTCCGCGTGCCATACCCAAGACAACGACATGGCCACCTGGCAAAACGCCGTCTCGCACAATACCTGCAATGGGTGTCACGAGAACGAAACCGCCGGATTCCTGCAAGGCATGCATGGTATGCGATTGGCTCAAGGACTCTCGCCGATGTCACCAGCCATGGCCCGGTTACCAATGAATCCCAATTCATTGCATGCGGAACTTTCATGCAGTTCTTGCCACGGGCCACACGATGCCGATGTACGCGTCGCCGCGGTCGAGTCTTGCTTGAAGTGCCATAACGACGAGCACTCCTTGGCCTACCGCCAGTCGCCCCACGCGCAGCTTTGGCAAGACGAACTGGATGGCAAATTGCCGGAAGGAAGTGGCGTCAGTTGTGCGACGTGCCATCTTCCGAGGGAAGTCCACGGCAGCCGCAAGTCGCCGCAGACGCGTGTGCAGCACAATCAAAACGACAATCTTCGCCCGAACGAGAAGATGATCCGTGGCGTTTGCCTTTCATGTCATGACTTACAGTTCAGTCTCGATGCCATGCACGACGCGGCGGAGATTCAATCCAACTTCAGCAGTTCACCCGATCATTCGGTCGAAAGCCTCGAAATGGTCCGCAAATGGTTCGAATCGCGCGGTAATCAAAACTAA
- a CDS encoding FAD-dependent oxidoreductase, protein MHRTRFQRDTALATNAALGRLVVIGNGMVGHAFCQSLVRREATASWQIDIFGEEPHAAYDRVRLTQLFSSATHDSLTLSPRSWYEENKLNLLTSQKVIQIDRVQREVVTSDGGSYPYDRLVLATGSRPFVPPIEGVDLPGVFLYRTVDDLQEIRRFAERCQSAAVMGGGLLGLEAGKAILDLGLKAHILEVAPTLMPRQLDTAGGELLKARVEALGVHVHTLARCDRITAKNDRLRLHFTNSDSLDVDMLIISAGIVPRDELAQDAELTLAHRGGIVVDDHLRTSDKNIYAIGECAVHRDKHYGLVGPGIQMAEVLAANLCGENKLFDYGDQSAKLKLMGIDVAALGDALGETPNSLIISYDHDDSYRKLIFQGTRVVGATSVGEWNEIDRIRDFIAHTKRLWPWQIQRFRRTGRLWPEDEMDHADNWAETSVICSCIGVTKGTICQAICEGAKSTAEVAEATRASTVCGTCRPLIQQLIGQPHAAEKSLSWKVLLGSSAFAIAFILAMLLIGPLPFSDSVQTSWHAFDAIWRTETPKQITGYTIFTLTTVGLLFSFRKRISRMNWGDIAWWRIAHAVLATLAVIGLVLHTGFRFGSNLNFALATTFIIVNLTGGLTGMVVALENRITGSVGRVIRRLRPRLVFLHLMLFWPLPVLVLFHVITVYYY, encoded by the coding sequence ATGCGTTTTGCCAATCGCTCGTTCGTCGCGAGGCAACCGCTTCCTGGCAGATTGATATCTTCGGGGAAGAACCGCACGCGGCCTACGATCGAGTGCGACTCACTCAACTGTTTAGCTCTGCAACGCACGACTCGCTCACCCTTTCGCCTCGTTCCTGGTACGAAGAGAACAAGCTCAATCTACTGACCTCGCAGAAGGTCATTCAGATCGATCGCGTTCAGCGAGAAGTGGTCACGTCGGACGGAGGAAGTTATCCATACGACCGCTTAGTACTGGCCACCGGAAGTAGACCGTTTGTGCCACCGATTGAAGGGGTCGATCTTCCTGGCGTCTTCCTGTATCGCACTGTCGACGATCTGCAAGAGATTCGCCGCTTTGCAGAGCGTTGCCAATCGGCTGCCGTGATGGGAGGGGGCCTCCTCGGACTGGAAGCAGGCAAGGCCATCCTCGACCTTGGTTTAAAAGCCCACATTCTGGAAGTTGCTCCAACGCTCATGCCACGGCAACTTGATACCGCTGGGGGTGAACTGCTGAAAGCTCGCGTCGAAGCATTGGGCGTTCACGTTCATACCCTCGCGCGGTGTGATCGCATTACCGCGAAAAACGACCGACTTCGTCTGCACTTCACCAATAGCGACTCGCTAGACGTCGATATGCTGATCATCTCGGCTGGGATTGTCCCGCGGGATGAACTTGCTCAAGATGCCGAATTGACGCTGGCTCACCGAGGTGGCATTGTCGTGGACGACCACCTGCGAACGTCCGACAAGAATATCTACGCGATCGGTGAATGTGCGGTCCATCGAGACAAACACTACGGACTGGTTGGTCCCGGCATTCAGATGGCCGAAGTCTTGGCAGCCAACCTCTGCGGCGAGAACAAACTGTTTGATTACGGCGACCAGTCCGCCAAGTTGAAACTGATGGGAATCGATGTCGCAGCCCTCGGCGATGCCCTTGGCGAAACACCCAATTCATTGATCATTTCCTACGATCACGACGATTCGTATCGCAAGTTGATTTTTCAAGGCACCCGTGTGGTTGGGGCGACGTCGGTTGGCGAGTGGAACGAGATCGACCGCATCCGTGACTTCATCGCTCATACCAAGCGTCTTTGGCCTTGGCAGATTCAGCGTTTTCGCCGCACCGGTCGCCTCTGGCCGGAAGACGAGATGGACCACGCCGATAACTGGGCGGAAACCTCGGTCATTTGTAGCTGCATCGGTGTGACCAAGGGGACGATTTGCCAGGCGATTTGCGAAGGAGCGAAGTCCACCGCTGAAGTGGCGGAAGCAACCAGGGCATCGACCGTTTGTGGAACATGCCGCCCACTTATCCAGCAGCTCATCGGTCAGCCGCATGCCGCCGAAAAATCATTGAGCTGGAAGGTACTTCTTGGTAGTTCAGCATTCGCAATCGCCTTCATTTTGGCCATGCTACTGATCGGTCCCCTCCCTTTCTCCGACTCTGTGCAAACCTCTTGGCATGCGTTCGATGCTATCTGGCGAACGGAAACACCGAAGCAAATTACCGGGTATACGATTTTCACCCTTACAACTGTAGGGCTCCTGTTCTCCTTTCGGAAACGAATCTCGCGGATGAACTGGGGTGACATCGCCTGGTGGCGGATCGCTCATGCAGTCCTGGCCACCTTGGCGGTGATTGGCTTAGTGCTGCACACCGGCTTTCGATTCGGATCGAACTTGAACTTCGCTTTGGCGACAACCTTCATCATTGTCAATCTCACCGGCGGTCTGACGGGCATGGTTGTCGCGCTAGAGAATCGCATCACCGGATCGGTAGGGCGAGTCATTCGTCGACTGCGACCTCGGCTAGTGTTTTTGCACCTCATGCTGTTTTGGCCGTTGCCGGTACTCGTTCTGTTTCACGTCATCACGGTCTATTACTACTAA